In Rhodothermus sp., a single genomic region encodes these proteins:
- a CDS encoding HU family DNA-binding protein — translation METPTPEQVAEALAELVQDALMRGESVQIPGLGTFYVNHRGSTTERLPDGRVVLHPPCDLPAFTPEAS, via the coding sequence ATGGAGACCCCCACCCCTGAACAGGTAGCAGAAGCGCTTGCTGAGCTGGTGCAGGATGCCCTGATGCGAGGAGAGTCGGTACAGATTCCCGGACTGGGAACGTTTTACGTAAACCATCGCGGCAGCACAACCGAACGTCTGCCCGATGGCCGCGTAGTACTGCACCCGCCGTGTGATCTGCCTGCCTTTACCCCGGAAGCTTCCTGA